The DNA window CTGCAGGTGCCTCAGAAAGAGAGAGGCTCTCTTGTATCCGCCGCCCCCGCTGCATTTTTTTCATTGCGCAATGAGCGAGACGAATCGATAACTGCAAGGTTTCCATGTTTTAGCAGCTCAACTTTTGCGCGTATACAGATTTTTTGCctgtattattttattttttaaaggagCTGGCCGCCGAATTCGCTTCGATTTAAGATGCGAACATGTGTTTTTATGGTTCCGCCATTGTCATGGTGAGATGCACTTGCTTTTTTTGTcttcatattttttacttCCTCTCTCCGCACGCACgcgtctgtgtgtgagtgtgctgGCGAGCGAGGTGGTGGAGGAGTTCATGAGTGTGTAAAGTGTAGCCGTGGCAGAGTTGTAGCTCGCTAGTGGTCCGTTTGGTTTCTGATTTTCGGTTTCGTCGATTTCATTATGTACTGCAATAGTCGGCTAAAACgctctgccgacgtcgctaTCCGCTGTATACTCGTTGCGCTTGTGTTGGTGCGCCGCTGTCACTGTCGCTCTCTTTGGCGCAAACAGGGTGTCTCAGCCAGATGCTCTGATCATCGCATCCACCACATGGCTGGGTGACAACGGTACACCCTGTTTCCCAAACAACTTGTTTTCTCTCTCCCCAGCGTTGTTGTTGGTCCTCGCACTTACGTAAGCTTCACGTATTTCGTTTCTTATCCAAATTCTAAGCGCCATTTTGCGACGATTTGCATGCGGTACCGCTCACcgctaataaaaataaacgctGATTGTGATTATTTGCTAATAGCTaatggtaaataaaatatttttttagctGCCAGCTAACGCAGTGTTTTCAATGCGCGCGACGGAGGATTTTAGTTGTTGCGCCGCTGAGTTGCCACCCTGTTTTAGCTGTAGTAGCAGCAGAAAATGAGTTCCAAAGCAACACTGCGCGCGCgcgctctcccgctctctgCTTCTGTCGCGAGCGCACAAGGTCCCGCTCTCCGCTTTACACTCTTGCTTGCTCTCTCTGCTGACTCCGACTGACTGGCCATCGCGTTTTGCCTTTTTAATCGAAAATGTTTGCGGCGGCGTTAAGATGTACGAAAACGTTTTCTCGCCAAAAATTTGTGAATAGAATAGCAGTAGCAATCTACCGAGGAGAAAATGTCTTAAATTCGACCCGTGTGATCTAGTTAAGAAAAAGAGCCAAGTGCAAAGTGATCGAATTAAGCGTAAAACTAAAACTTATCTTGGGAACGGAGCCCCAGCTActagaaaaaagaaaacggtGAAAATTAAGATTTCGGTGTGCGAGTGAGTGCGGAAATTGTAGTTGCCAGTGCAAAATACTGCGTAAAACGTGAAAGTTTCCAATAACACCACAAAACCAACGGCAGTTTTGTAGTAAATATACATACGCGCCtagtacatatatacatacatttcgaatatacatacacacagccGAATATCAACCGACGAAGCTAACTGCTTATTGCTTATTGCTGATGTAAGTGTAAtatgggcggtgggcggttgGAGGGGCGTGGAAAGTGCAGAGTAGCATTATCCTTCAAGTGCACTTGGAGCGCGGACTCGGATTCAAACAATATTCTCGTTCGTGCCACTAAAAACTTGTGAaaaatacaacatttttaGGTTAGGTCAATTTCAATTGGTTTATAtacacacgcacgcacaaactcacacacacaacaatGGCATAGCGAATACATATAGAAGGCGCACAGACAAAAAGTCGTCGACGGACGGGGACgtggttgttgtttgtgttgctgctgctgcctcttcTGTTTCTGCTCTCCTCACACACACTTGAACGAGGGTGGAGAGGAGagccacacacatacacacgctTTGAACCATTGCTTTTGGTTCGCTTATGAACTGACTGTATTTTTTCAACGTAGTGtcgttttattttcgttcGTTGATTCGTTCTTTGCTCAGTTCGTGCGCTTATCTCGACTTTTGCTTTGATGCGCCATTCGCATGTACTAGCGAGAGCAGCCAAGTGTAGTGTGAGTGTGCATTTAAATGGCTCCCCAATGAGAGCATCATTTTGTGGCCCTCTTTATGTTCACATcttcctcctgctcctctaTTTCTTGCTCCCCATCCCATCCGTcgtttgttgttcttgctcCGCCTGTTTTTTTTCATTCGGTTTGAATTTACACAAAACGTTTGCCGTGCTTCTTCATGCTGAaatagtatatatgtatgtgaatATATTGTACATATTTCTCTACACATCcatatgttttatttgcaaaatttattaataGCGCAGCGCCACGCTGCGGTTGTGTTAGTGTGTCAGAGTGAGAAAGTAAcacaaaaaactaaatattaattCGCGATGATTCCGATTCGTATTGCAGTTGTTCAAAAACCGAGTGCTAGTGTTCaacaatttttgcatattttccgcTGGCTGCTTCTTGTGCTTCGTATTCTGCTGTGCTGTGTATACACATAACAAAACAGATAAGATAACATTATACGTGTGCACGTAATAGAGCAAGCtgaaccaaacaaaaaaaaaaaatggaggGAAAATTTGCCCACATGTCTCCCCgaagcacacacacgcacacaacgCCCCAATTTGGAGCCTCTCTCGTCAAACACTCACACAAGCAAGCGGGCAAATGTGTTTGGTATGCACTAATGGCGGAtccaaaaaatacaataacaacaaaggCAGTTGGGAGAGCTGAAAAGAGCGAACTTGTTTTACCTTCTTTTATTAAAGGATAGTTGGTGGTGGCAGAGACAGGAGAGTGAAAGAGGGCTGAAGCTTTTGTGCGGCTGTACTGAGCTccaatatttgtttacaaatgcTAAAAGGGGGCAGCTGTTGGTTCGATAGGGTGTTTCAATTAGTTGGAGCAGGATGATCCTCTAGGCGGTTTCCATTCACCTAATATTTGCTCACTCTTTGGTCTGCGCAGCGTTTGCTCTCTCAATTTCTggcgctctctctctcccgAATGCCCGCCAAATGCTTGCTGCGTccgcgtatgtgtgtgtgttgggcCCCAAACGGGTGAAATACCTTTTTGAACAAAAAATCAGCCATATACTGCGCCTCAACAACAAATGCGGCTCTCTCCGATTCTCTCTGTggctgcaccaccaccaccgtaTCCGCACCACCACCTTTGCATTGTtgcgtttgctgctgctgttaccTCTGACTCTTCTTATTCTTGTAAGTTGTAGATACAGAATATGTACCAGCAGTACTCATACCCCATACCACCCGCCCGGCCCCTTGGCGGTAtcgatatataaatatgttctttGTGTGCGTCTGAATTCTATGCAAGCCGATGTCGTGCATGGGGCATTTGGCACCTTCCACATCCACAAATACTGAACTTTATACACATACACGCACTCGAAGGTGTACACAGAAAGCTCGCTTAGGAAGTTTTTACTGTACCGCTTAAAGCAATAACAAAGCGCGCGCCCAATTCCGGTTGCACGTACACACACTAAAGTGAACTACGCGCTCCTCCTTTTGCCTTGCACTCTCCTCCAAGATTAAACTTCCACTCCACGATCTCCTTCCCGTCTATATGTACCATTCTCTggctgatgttgttgttattgctcaCAGCTCCACCTTCTCATTCCATTCCTATTGTCCCCCCACTCTCCTCTCCCGGGTCCAGAACCCCCAATACAGAGATACCGTTTCCCACTCTTTAGTTTTTGTGATACGGCTAAATGAAGAATTTCCCCGtgtctttttatttcatattttttttccttgttGGAATGTGCAATCTTCTCGAAACCTGTGAACATGTAGACTGTAttgatcaatcagctgtgcTATATTAGTGAACCTGTTTTGGGAAAAGCAGTCAAATTCGTGGTCTAGTATATGAAAAAGAATATTTAGAAGAATAAATGTGGAAGCAAATATAACttccattttaaatgtaatgcAAAATTGCCAAAACCAGTGGCAGTCAAAAAATACTAGTAttaatttacaatatttttccAGTAATGCAGAAATAGTTAttcataataaaaatatggtcCTAAACGtatttctttgggtttttttttttacatatttactgTCGACATTGTTGTATGACCGTTTCCATTCTCTTACTTGCAGTGATATTCAGAAAGAACTCCAAAAGCTACGTGGCAGAGACGACTCAACGGCGCAGCAACACCAGCTGCAGATAACCAGTAGTCAGTCCAATTTCTCTACCCTAGAACTCGAGCGCATTTGCCGCTTGCGGGGCGACCAAATGCATAGACAACATATGTCGCATCCACGAGCAGTCCAAGACCAAGAGTTGCGACCCCGACCGTTTGTTGCATATTACATACGCTCATAGAGGGCGGCCACTCACCTAGAGCAGCCAGAGTCCTTGCACTTGGGCAGGGATCCAGGGAAGAACAAAGTGCTCAGAAAGAAGCATCAGCACAGGATTATACGCTCCGCCGAGAacagagcaacaaaaaagatGATGAAACGCACCCGCGTAGACGAGGTGCAATTCAGTACACGACCCGGTCCTCCGACATCCGGTGGTGTGGGCGTTGGTGTCGTGGGCGTAGCTGGAGGAGGGCCAACATCCGGCGGCGGTGGCACGGCTACTGTGGGCGTCAATACGACGGGCGTTACCATTGGCACCGTTGTTCCCAGTGCTCATAGCGCCACCATCAGCGGGATTGGTTCCATTCACCATCGCATCCTCACTCCACAGCATGGAGGAGCACAGACCATTGCCTATTTGCCGTCCACCACGCCGACGGCTACGAATTTGAAGACCACAAGCTCAATTGTGGATAGCACTACAGCTGGAGGACCAGTAGGAGCAGGAGCCCAGGTGGCCGTAGGAGGAGTAGGCTCAGcagccggcggaggaggcgtGGTGGTCTCCACAGGGAGCACGGGAACGCAAACATTACAGTATACAACATGTAAGTAACCTATTTTAAACCGTGACGAAATGCGTTTTACATtctaatgaaattgtttaatCCTATAGCTTATAGTGTGGCATCGATACAGGCTGGTGGAACTCTTAAAGCTAACACAGCGGATGGCGCCAACACAGTACAGATTCATGTGACAGGAGGAGGTGCTGCGAACACTCCTGCCAGTGCACAGACTGTATCCAGCAGCTCACAAACAGGCACAATCCGCCAGCGTACAATCAGCGGCACCCAGACAGTGGCCACTGCCGTGGGCAATCTAGCCACGATGTCCCAGCAACCACCAGTTCAACAGTCACCTTTGGGCACGGCCCAAACTCCTCCATCGTCCGTGGTTGCCAACAGTATCCCAGTGGGTGGAACCACCCCACCACAAGGACAATCGGGAAATGCCACGCCACGCTTAAAAGTGGAGGATGCTTTGAGCTACCTGGACCAAGTAAAATACCAGTACGCGGACCAGCCCCAAATCTACAACAATTTCCTGGACATCATGAAGGAATTCAAGTCGCACTGCATCGACACACCCGGAGTGATTGAGCGAGTCTCGACACTCTTCAAGGGGCACACTGAGCTGATCTATGGCTTTAACATGTTCCTGCCTCCGGGTTACAAGATCGAAATTCATTCGGATGCTCTCGGCTGCTCGGTGCCGGTGGTTTCGATGCCCTCACCTCCGGGAGCGCCAACGAGCACAGGTACGGTGCACATGCTCACCGGAAATAGTTCGATGTCAGGTGCCGGACATATTGCCATCAAGACGACCAATGCTGCATCTTTGACACCGGCAACGGGGGCTGGAGCAgcggccgcagcagcagcagtggctcAGATTCAATCCGCTGGAGCTGTAAATCTAATGACGCACGGCGGAGCCTCGCTTACCCAGACTACTATTCACGCCTTGCAGCAGGCGACGCCTCCTCAATCACAATCTCCAGGTGGTGGTCATGTCCACGTGAGTGTAACAAACTCTCCGGCGACAAACGCCGTAGTGTCAGGTCAACAGCCAGGCATCTCCGTATCGGCACACAATGTACCGCAGAATTACTCGAGAGATCGAGAAAGGGCCACGATAACACCTACGGGGCAAGTGGCTGGAGCAGCGGCAAACGTGAATGCAACGGCTAGTATAGTTGTTGGTGGACCTCCAACGCCCAATTCTCTAAGTGAGCTTAGTCCTcatggaggagcaggaggtgggCCAGGTGCGGGAGCGGCGCAGCACAATCTGCATCACATCCAGCAGGCGCATCAATCGATTTTGCTTGGGGAGACAGGACAGCAGAATCAGCCGGTGGAGTTTAATCACGCCATAACCTATGTAAACAAGATCAAGGTAATGTCTGCTCAGCATCTTAAACTCTTCTAGGTTACTTACAATCTTTTTATCTCTCTTATAAACAGAATCGTTTCCAAAACCAGCCGGCCAAGTACAAAAAATTCCTCGAAATTCTGCACGCCTATCAAAAGGAGCAGAAGGTAATGAAGGAGGGCAGCCTAAACCAGGGTAAAATGCTCACCGAACAGGAGGTGTACACTCAGGTGGCTAAGCTTTTTGGCCAGGATGAGGATTTGCTTAGGGAGTTTGGCCAGTTCCTTCCTGACGCCACCAATCATCAGTCCGGGCAGTATATGTCCAAGTCAGCGTCTGTGCACAATGATCATGGCAAGCGTCCCACGGCAACTTTGAGCGGTGGTGCTCATATAACCATGTCGTCTGCATCGCCAGCGCCAAGTGGATCCCCTTTGCATTTGGGCGCAACGACTCTTCCGCAGATCGACAACAGTGCCCATGCAGCGGCCATAGGAAACCTATCGGCGGTGAACACCAGTGTCAGCATTAAGACGTACAATAAcaatcagcaacagcagaatCATGTGATCAGTTCAAACCTAAATGCGACCAGAAACGATGTCCTCTTTGAGAAGGATTATCACACGGGTCTGCAGCAGCAAGCACATCAGcgaggagctggagttggaggcCATCATAATTTGGCCGGAACAGCAGCCGGCGCCCATATCGGCCGGTCGGGAGTGGGATGCAGCGTGATGGTGGGGTACGAAAAGGAGCATCGAAATAATCATCATGTGCAAAAGTACGTTGGCCACGCGCCAAACCAGAATCTAACGCATGGCCataatgcaaaaaaatcgCCTAGTTATGGCATCCCTTCGGTGATTGGTTCAATGCCGCACATTTCGGACAATTCCCTCGATCGTAGTTCGCCGGGAATTAGTTACGCCACGCCACCATTGCCCTCTGGTCACCATGGACAGCATAACTCTGGTTCAGGTTCGAGGAGACCGGGTGATGACAATTTAGTCGGACACTATGCTAGTGGAGCACCGCCTGCTAAGCGACCGAAGCCTTATTGCCGTGATGTGAGCTTTTCCGAAGCATCAAGCAAGTGCACCATCTCCGACGCTGCGTTCTTTGATAAGGTGCGCAAGGCCTTGAAGAGTCCAGAGGTCTACGACAACTTCCTCCGATGCCTGGCTCTTTTTAACCAGGAAATTGTCTCCAAAACGGAACTTCTTGGTCTGGTATCTCCGTTCTTGATGAAGTTCCCCGAACTGCTAAGATGGTTCACCGACTTTCTGGGACCGCCCTCGGGTCAACCGGCTGGAGGATTGATTGATGGCATGCCTTTAGCCGCCACGCAACGTCAGGGAGGTGGAAGCAGTAATAGTTCCCATGATCGAGGCAGCAGTCACCAGAGTGCCGCCGAGTACGTCCAGGATGTGGATTTGTCTTCGTGTAAGAGGCTGGGTGCATCTTATTGTGCTTTGCCGCAGTCCACCGTACCGAAGAAGTGCAGTGGGCGGACGGCTCTCTGCCGGGAAGTGCTCAACGACAAATGGGTATCTTTCCCAACGTGGGCCAGCGAAGATTCCACGTTTGTTACATCGCGGAAAACGCAGTTCGAAGAGACAATTTACAGGTAAGATGTATTCCTTTAACCTTATATTTAACGATCCCACCTAAGTAAGTCACGAGTCACATCGATTTTACTTCATTGGTACTTTTGTTTCCTTACCGTTTTCATTTGAGTTTGATATCTGCGGtcgaaaaatcgaaaaaatggTTGTTTAAGcccaaaaaattcaaattctttatttattatctaCCTAAATGTAGATTTCGTTCCATCTTATTTTTCTTAACCGCATCTATATTTTACTCTCAACTTACACATCTATCGTTTGTTTTGGATCTTCTGTTTCTTTGGCTTTCGTTTATTTCAATTAACCAATGCGCACGCTCTAAACAAAAGGAATATTCACAGAACGGAGGACGAGCGATTCGAGCTGGACCTGGTCATCGAGGTCAACAGTGCCACGATTCGGGTGCTAGAGAATGTACAGAAGAAAATGTCACGAATGTCCACCGAAGAATTGAGCAAATTCCATCTGGACGATCATCTGGGCGGAACATCCCAAACGATTCACCAGCGGGCGATTCATCGCATCTATGGCGACAAGTCCGGAGAGATAATCCAGGGAATGAAGAAAAATCCCTTTGTGGCGGTGCCTATTGTACTGAAGCGACTGAAAGTCAAGGAGGAAGAGTGGCGAGAAGCGCAAAAGGTAAGTGAACTCTCTCATCGCTTTacatttatgtaaattaaatgaacaCTTCTTTTACAGACCTTCAATAAGCAGTGGCGGGAACAGAACGAGAAGTACTACCTCAAGTCCCTCGATCACCAAGCCATCAACTTCAAGCCCAACGACATGAAAGCCCTGCGCTCGAAGAGTCTGTTTAACGAAATCGAAACGCTGTACGATGAGCGGCACGACCAAGAAGACGACGCTATGGAACCGTTCGGGCCGCATCTGGTGCTGCCGTACAAGGACAAAACCATTCTGGACGATGCCGCCAACCTGTTGATTCATCATGTGAAGCGGCAGACTGGCATCCAGAAGCAGGAGAAACAGAAGATTAAGCAAATCATTCGACAATTTGTGCCTGACCTTTTCTTTGCACCACGACAGCCACTAAGCGACGACGAACGCGATGACGGTAAGTTATCTTGgacaaatcaaaattaaacttCATAAAACTATGTAGTTCACTTTCAATAAACCTCCAAccttttcattatttttgttgcgCCTGCACTTTACCTTTAATTAAGTAGCTTCTATAACTaacatatatttcaaaaagATGTTTAAGCCTTGGCTTAACTTTTCATCATCCGTGCACATACtaacattatttatattatttttttttattaaggAGTATTGCTTTGTGAATTTGAAACGTTAATTAGTCATGTAAAAACACTAGAAATTTACTTGACTaattttcattcaatttataaagtttctctttaataacttttgcccgattgtattttttaacatagtgaatgttttttgtttctttttcttctttttttgttgcaattaataacaaaacgaaaataaacgaataaaaaatacaaatttttaacgtaaccaaaatgcaattaaaaaaaaacaaaactggaCTGCAATGCACCAACACCTACACACTGACCCCTGAACTGCATCGAATATCCGAACATATGTGTTGTGCACACCGTTTCTCTATATAGCCTTTCCATTTTTGGTAGATGACAATACGAAAATGGACGTGGACTCGCCACTGGGTCGCACGGAGTCGTCGACTCGAAATGCAAAGAGTACGCCCAGTGAAAGTGCCTCTCCGGCACGTAGCAATACCAGCAGTAGCAGCGGAACACCGACGGGAATTAAGAAAGAGACTGATGACTCAAAAGCGGCTACTGGTTCTTCTGCACCAGCGTCCACAGCAGCGCCATCTTCAGCGACGCCTGTGGACGATGCAACGCCATCAACATCCTCAGCGGCAGCGTCAGCGGCATCGTCATCAACTCTATCAGGATCCGAAGGCAAGCCAAAAGATGACCTCCTCTCGTCGCACAAAGAAGAAGGAGCCAGTAGCACCACCTCTGGAGTTGTCTCGAGTCCAAGGCAAGCCCAAGACTCTGCAGGAGCGGGCGTCGATGTGGAAATCAAACTGGAACATCCTGCGGAATTTTCCAATCCAAAGCTCCTACCACCGCACGCACACGGGCAACACGAAGTACGTAACGCAACGCTTTAAATggaatatgtattttaatataGTTTTGTTATTATAAACAGGACGAATCCTACACGCTGTTCTTCGCCAACAACAATTGGTATTTATTCCTGCGGCTACATGCGATACTTTGCGACCGTCTGCATGTTATGTATGAACGAGCGCGATTGCTGGCCATCGAGGAGGAGCGCTGTAGGGTGAATCGAAGGGAGAGCACAGCCACGGCGCTGCGACTAAAGCCCAAGCCGGAGATTCAAGTTGAAGACTACTACCCCACCTTCCTTGATATGCTCAAGAACGTCCTAGACGGCAACATGGACTCGAATACGTTCGAGGACACGATGCGAGAAATGTTTGGCATTTATGCCTACATTTCATTTACGCTGGATAAGGTGAGTGTTTAAACGATATACAAATAGTATACCGGATCGATGGATCGAAAACGTCATCTATATAGATAGAAatagtaaaaacaaaataaatattcaccTCATTTGTTTATCTTCAGGTTGTCTCGAATGCTGTTCGCCAGCTGCAATATTGTGTCACTGAACGAGCCGCACTGGATTGTGTGGAGCTGTTTGCAACGGAGCAAAGGCGAGGCTGCACAGGCGGATTCTGTCGGGATGCTCACAAGACATTTGACAGGGAGATGTCCTATCAGCGGAAGGCGGAGAGCATTCTTAACGAAGAAAATTGCTTCAAAGTGTATATTGTAAGCCGTACAAAGTAGCAGCGTTAATGAAATGATCTAACAACAGCTTCATTTACAGTACAAAATTGATTGCCGTGTAACCATAGAGCTGCTTGATTCGGAGCCCGAGGAAGTCGATAAGCCGGCTGCGTTGAAGGCCCAGAAGTTCAGCAAGTATGTGGAGCGGTTGGCGAATCCTGCGCTCGGCGGTGGTGGGAACACTGCCGGCTCGAATTCGGCGCTCGGCAATGACAACGTTGTAGAGGCATCCGATATCAAGACGGAGGAGGACGAAGATACTGCCGAGGTAAGTGTGCTAAGGCAGCGATGAGATGCTCAGCAGCCGGAGCAGCTATGTGTGGTGTGTGCTTGAAGAGTGGTTAACCATGTTGTTTGTGTATTTCGTTGTTCATTTCGATTATGTTTACGTTTTTGACTCCCTGTTCTACTCATGATTTGTGTTTCGGTACTTCCACTGTACATACAAACCTGTCACCTAATTTAGACGATGGACAAGACATCCCACCTCCTACAGTACTGTATtctgtatatataaatatatatatatatctcagTTTTCGGTTATCTATCTTTTGTTACCTATTAACTTTTGCCGCTGCACTTTCTATTATTTATCTCCCTTTCGTTTCGCCAGCTGTAACTTTATTTCCATTATTGTATCTTTTCGTTTTGGTATCATTTATCAACATGCCGCCAACTTATTAATCGCCCACATTTCGTATGCATACAAAAGAATACGCTGCTTGCATAcgagcaaagaaaaaaataaaaaggacaAGAAAATATTCACTAATTAATGCTTTTTTGCATTCTTTTCTCTcattttttccaatttattttttcgtaCCAGGTCAATACCAAGGCTTGAAATAACATAGTTTTGATAATTTCATTGAataagaagaagaaaaagtcatattgcaaaatgaaatagtaataaatgaatttgttttttgattaCCAAAACCGGAATAAGAGAAATTGAAACACCAAACCTTttcacccaccaccaccaccactaccacgCTCAACAcccaccaccgccacccactcacacacattaAATGTAATGCATTATTTGCTCAGAGACACCAAACAATAACCTGCAATAACCAGCGAAGAAACAAAACCCAAAGTACACACCTTAATTAAATGTAGTATTCCATCCACAAACATGCATAAAAACAGACATTATGTAAAATAGTAGATGATGATAACAATAACGTAGGCACGCGCTTGTTGCATTCCCTTCTGATTTCGTTATGCCTTGAGTTATTCAAGAGTTATATATAGCGATAGAGAGTTTAATATATATCGGGTGATCGAAGATCCGGCACCTGGAAGTGATGATGTGATGTGAGGGCGTAAATGAAGCAATCAAAGATGGTAATGGTGTGGTTGGGgtgtggtgtgtgtgagtggtgCTTCTGATGATAATCAAATTATTGCGTTTAAATATAGGCCTAAATTACACCTGacacaaatgtatatattaattaacGTGTTTTAACTGTACATAACGTAATGCTAATGGTAATCGGTTAATGTATGTATTATTATGTGTAAAACGTATAGTAGCTAATTTTGTAAAGGAAGCAGCCAAATGTCTTTTAAATTcggtaaacatttttatatctAGGCATaagaacacacacactccacacactcaataattgtaaattaaatagcaCACACAATCACAACTGTGGACATTACTGGAGAGTGAAATTGAGAAATATATCTGGAGCAGCCCATTAAAAAGACATGTTCAAAGTTATTAAAACAGAGGGATGGGCTTGAGGGGGTTggggttttcattttttccggGTTAGAGCCACAATCGAACTCAGTAATTGCCACACAAACTTAAGCTTAAGCAAGGTAAGTCATCATCGCATTGTGCAACTCTTTGTTTCACTTAGATTAAgcttaatatttgtttttgttcttgatGGTACTGGTAGTTGTGATTGATTTTCGTTGCGTTCCGACTTTCATCCTGTATTTTGTGGACTTTGGTTTGCGTTTGTCCCCTTGTGCGTGTGAGTCTATGTCTTCGGCTTTGTGTTTGTTGGCCTGGTACCTCCATCCTCTTCGGTTCTTTATAATTCCCTTAATATAATAATCTAACTGTTCAGTAATGCTACAATACACAGCCCACACATCTCAGCATTCCCAGCTTTAAGTATTCTCGTAAATTCTGTGAGCATGTTGAATTGCCGCCGTGTTTCAAGTGCTCTTGGCTGCATTGCCGCCGGCAATTGTCGCAATTACTCACAATAAAGACTAACTTTTGCATTGCTTTCGTTTCAGTTGCGACACAGAGGAGGTGGAATCGGGGGAGGAGCCCGCAAGGCACGCTTTTTGCTGCGCAACAAGCGGAGATCGAAGCTGCACGAGGAGCAAGTGCGTCAGTTGTTTGAAAATAAGCGGAATCGCAGTGAGCTGCACGGTACTGCGGCTGCAGTTGAATCCATCTCCGTCGACAATATCATTTCGAGCAGCAGCACCTCAGGCGGTggtagtaataataataataataacaacagctGGGGCGGCAAACGTCTGGAGAGGCTGGGCGCCCCACAGGTGGGCCTGGCGGAGCAATACGCCTTTAACGATCGCGACGAGATCAACACAAATTCCAGCAACGGGCGATGTTTTGTGACCAGCAAGAATCTCAAGCTACTTAAGTACGATGCGGTGCGTCGTGCCAAGAAGGTgagtgttcttttttttaccTGGCATTTAGGATAAACAGCTTTactaatttgtttattactttGCAGAATCATTGCCGTGTAACTCAGGCAAAATACGCCCACTTCCAAACGTACGTTAACAAGTGGCTTCAGCAGCATGTTAGCGAGCAGTTGCAGCAAAACTGCGTCGACTGGTTGCTGGGCAAGACGGCAGACCAGATCAATGCCAGCGGCTGGGGATCCGCCAGCAAAACCAGGACGGTACAGCAGAAGGATACTTCGAAGACCCCGTATCGCATCTACAACAGATACAGGGTGG is part of the Drosophila yakuba strain Tai18E2 chromosome 2R, Prin_Dyak_Tai18E2_2.1, whole genome shotgun sequence genome and encodes:
- the LOC6530082 gene encoding paired amphipathic helix protein Sin3a isoform X5, which translates into the protein MMKRTRVDEVQFSTRPGPPTSGGVGVGVVGVAGGGPTSGGGGTATVGVNTTGVTIGTVVPSAHSATISGIGSIHHRILTPQHGGAQTIAYLPSTTPTATNLKTTSSIVDSTTAGGPVGAGAQVAVGGVGSAAGGGGVVVSTGSTGTQTLQYTTSYSVASIQAGGTLKANTADGANTVQIHVTGGGAANTPASAQTVSSSSQTGTIRQRTISGTQTVATAVGNLATMSQQPPVQQSPLGTAQTPPSSVVANSIPVGGTTPPQGQSGNATPRLKVEDALSYLDQVKYQYADQPQIYNNFLDIMKEFKSHCIDTPGVIERVSTLFKGHTELIYGFNMFLPPGYKIEIHSDALGCSVPVVSMPSPPGAPTSTGTVHMLTGNSSMSGAGHIAIKTTNAASLTPATGAGAAAAAAAVAQIQSAGAVNLMTHGGASLTQTTIHALQQATPPQSQSPGGGHVHVSVTNSPATNAVVSGQQPGISVSAHNVPQNYSRDRERATITPTGQVAGAAANVNATASIVVGGPPTPNSLSELSPHGGAGGGPGAGAAQHNLHHIQQAHQSILLGETGQQNQPVEFNHAITYVNKIKNRFQNQPAKYKKFLEILHAYQKEQKVMKEGSLNQGKMLTEQEVYTQVAKLFGQDEDLLREFGQFLPDATNHQSGQYMSKSASVHNDHGKRPTATLSGGAHITMSSASPAPSGSPLHLGATTLPQIDNSAHAAAIGNLSAVNTSVSIKTYNNNQQQQNHVISSNLNATRNDVLFEKDYHTGLQQQAHQRGAGVGGHHNLAGTAAGAHIGRSGVGCSVMVGYEKEHRNNHHVQKYVGHAPNQNLTHGHNAKKSPSYGIPSVIGSMPHISDNSLDRSSPGISYATPPLPSGHHGQHNSGSGSRRPGDDNLVGHYASGAPPAKRPKPYCRDVSFSEASSKCTISDAAFFDKVRKALKSPEVYDNFLRCLALFNQEIVSKTELLGLVSPFLMKFPELLRWFTDFLGPPSGQPAGGLIDGMPLAATQRQGGGSSNSSHDRGSSHQSAAEYVQDVDLSSCKRLGASYCALPQSTVPKKCSGRTALCREVLNDKWVSFPTWASEDSTFVTSRKTQFEETIYRTEDERFELDLVIEVNSATIRVLENVQKKMSRMSTEELSKFHLDDHLGGTSQTIHQRAIHRIYGDKSGEIIQGMKKNPFVAVPIVLKRLKVKEEEWREAQKTFNKQWREQNEKYYLKSLDHQAINFKPNDMKALRSKSLFNEIETLYDERHDQEDDAMEPFGPHLVLPYKDKTILDDAANLLIHHVKRQTGIQKQEKQKIKQIIRQFVPDLFFAPRQPLSDDERDDAFPFLVDDNTKMDVDSPLGRTESSTRNAKSTPSESASPARSNTSSSSGTPTGIKKETDDSKAATGSSAPASTAAPSSATPVDDATPSTSSAAASAASSSTLSGSEGKPKDDLLSSHKEEGASSTTSGVVSSPRQAQDSAGAGVDVEIKLEHPAEFSNPKLLPPHAHGQHEDESYTLFFANNNWYLFLRLHAILCDRLHVMYERARLLAIEEERCRVNRRESTATALRLKPKPEIQVEDYYPTFLDMLKNVLDGNMDSNTFEDTMREMFGIYAYISFTLDKVVSNAVRQLQYCVTERAALDCVELFATEQRRGCTGGFCRDAHKTFDREMSYQRKAESILNEENCFKVYIYKIDCRVTIELLDSEPEEVDKPAALKAQKFSKYVERLANPALGGGGNTAGSNSALGNDNVVEASDIKTEEDEDTAEVNTKA